Proteins found in one Zea mays cultivar B73 chromosome 1, Zm-B73-REFERENCE-NAM-5.0, whole genome shotgun sequence genomic segment:
- the LOC100281225 gene encoding Protein IN2-1 homolog B, translated as MEALPPTLTSASEQPPLYDGTTRLYMSYVCPYAQRAWITRNYKGLQEKIKLVPMNMADKPGWYKEVYPNNQVPSLEHNKRVIGESLDLIKYIDSNFDGPKLTITDDPERQRFAEELLGYSDAFNRAFLDALRSEGAMTTEAVAALDKIDSALLKFDDGPFFLGQLNLVDIAYAPFIEGFQIFFAGMKNCDITQGRVHIQKFIEEMNKIDACTQTKQDPQVLLALTKKKFGI; from the exons ATGGAAGCCCTTCCTCCTACCTTGACATCTGCTTCTGAGCAGCCACCTCTCTATGATGGCACAACCAG ATTGTATATGTCCTACGTTTGCCCGTATGCGCAACGGGCATGGATCACGAGGAATTACAAG GGTTTGCAGGAGAAGATCAAGCTAGTCCCTATGAACATGGCAGATAAGCCTGGATGGTATAAGGAGGTTTACCCCAACAATCAG GTGCCTTCGTTGGAGCACAACAAGAGGGTCATAGGAGAGAGCTTGGATCTGATAAAGTACATCGATAGCAACTTCGACGGACCCAAACTTACCATCACCGAC GATCCTGAAAGGCAAAGGTTCGCAGAAGAGCTGCTGGGGTATTCAGACGCTTTCAACCGGGCGTTTCTCGACGCGCTTAGATCTGAGGGGGCCATGACCACTGAAGCTG TTGCTGCTCTGGACAAAATCGACAGCGCCCTGTTAAAATTCGATGATGGCCCTTTCTTCCTTGGCCAACTTAATCTG GTGGACATTGCATACGCACCATTCATCGAAGGTTTTCAGATATTTTTTGCTGGCATGAAGAATTGTGACATCACCCAAGGGAGAGTTCACATACAGAAATTCATCGAG GAAATGAACAAGATTGACGCGTGCACGCAGACCAAGCAGGACCCTCAAGTGCTGCTTGCTCTCACAAAGAAGAAGTTTGGG ATTTAA
- the LOC100281225 gene encoding protein IN2-1 homolog B isoform X1 → MSYVCPYAQRAWITRNYKGLQEKIKLVPMNMADKPGWYKEVYPNNQVPSLEHNKRVIGESLDLIKYIDSNFDGPKLTITDDPERQRFAEELLGYSDAFNRAFLDALRSEGAMTTEAVAALDKIDSALLKFDDGPFFLGQLNLVDIAYAPFIEGFQIFFAGMKNCDITQGRVHIQKFIEEMNKIDACTQTKQDPQVLLALTKKKFGI, encoded by the exons ATGTCCTACGTTTGCCCGTATGCGCAACGGGCATGGATCACGAGGAATTACAAG GGTTTGCAGGAGAAGATCAAGCTAGTCCCTATGAACATGGCAGATAAGCCTGGATGGTATAAGGAGGTTTACCCCAACAATCAG GTGCCTTCGTTGGAGCACAACAAGAGGGTCATAGGAGAGAGCTTGGATCTGATAAAGTACATCGATAGCAACTTCGACGGACCCAAACTTACCATCACCGAC GATCCTGAAAGGCAAAGGTTCGCAGAAGAGCTGCTGGGGTATTCAGACGCTTTCAACCGGGCGTTTCTCGACGCGCTTAGATCTGAGGGGGCCATGACCACTGAAGCTG TTGCTGCTCTGGACAAAATCGACAGCGCCCTGTTAAAATTCGATGATGGCCCTTTCTTCCTTGGCCAACTTAATCTG GTGGACATTGCATACGCACCATTCATCGAAGGTTTTCAGATATTTTTTGCTGGCATGAAGAATTGTGACATCACCCAAGGGAGAGTTCACATACAGAAATTCATCGAG GAAATGAACAAGATTGACGCGTGCACGCAGACCAAGCAGGACCCTCAAGTGCTGCTTGCTCTCACAAAGAAGAAGTTTGGG ATTTAA